A genomic region of Candidatus Palauibacter polyketidifaciens contains the following coding sequences:
- a CDS encoding acyl-CoA dehydrogenase family protein, giving the protein MFTSSEYGYEAIRAGVRSLCERFPGEYWRDRDRESAYPTAFIEALTEAGYLAALIPEEYGGAGLDLRAACVILEMIQRTGCNGAACHAQMYIMGTLLRHGSEAQKRRYLPRIAAGELRLQAFGVSEPTCGTDTTRIETTAERDGDAYVIHGQKTWISRSEHSDLMLLLARTTPREESVKPTAGMSVFLVDLRDEVGRSVTIRPIETMINHSTTEVFFDGLRVPAANLIGEEGKGFRYILDGLNAERVLIAAECVGDARFFVEHAAEYAKDREVFGRPIGQNQGIQFPIAEAHMKTEAAALMVERAASLFDDGAPCGAEANMAKYLASDASWAAADMCMQTYGGFAFSTEYDIERKFRETRLYQIAPISTNLILSHVATHVLGLPKSF; this is encoded by the coding sequence GTGTTCACGAGTTCCGAATACGGTTACGAGGCGATCCGGGCGGGCGTTCGCAGCCTGTGCGAGCGCTTTCCGGGCGAGTACTGGCGCGACCGGGACCGCGAAAGCGCCTACCCGACGGCGTTCATCGAGGCGCTGACGGAGGCCGGATATCTCGCGGCGCTCATCCCCGAGGAATACGGCGGCGCCGGCCTCGACCTCAGGGCGGCGTGCGTCATCCTCGAGATGATCCAGCGTACCGGTTGCAACGGGGCCGCCTGTCACGCCCAGATGTACATCATGGGCACCCTGCTCAGGCACGGCAGCGAGGCGCAGAAGCGGCGCTACCTGCCCCGGATCGCGGCGGGAGAGTTGCGGCTTCAGGCCTTCGGCGTGAGCGAGCCGACCTGCGGCACGGACACGACCCGGATCGAGACGACGGCCGAGCGTGATGGCGACGCGTATGTGATCCACGGGCAGAAGACCTGGATCTCCCGCTCCGAACACTCCGACCTGATGCTCCTCCTCGCGCGCACGACGCCCCGCGAGGAGAGCGTGAAGCCCACGGCCGGGATGTCCGTCTTCCTGGTCGACCTGCGGGACGAAGTCGGAAGGTCCGTCACGATCCGGCCCATCGAGACGATGATCAACCACTCCACCACCGAGGTGTTCTTCGATGGACTGCGCGTGCCCGCGGCGAACCTCATCGGCGAGGAGGGGAAGGGCTTCCGCTACATCCTCGATGGGCTGAACGCGGAGCGCGTGCTCATCGCGGCGGAGTGCGTCGGGGACGCGCGGTTCTTCGTGGAGCATGCGGCGGAATACGCGAAGGACCGCGAGGTGTTCGGGCGCCCCATCGGGCAGAACCAGGGCATCCAGTTTCCCATCGCCGAAGCCCACATGAAGACGGAGGCGGCGGCGCTCATGGTCGAGCGGGCGGCGTCGCTGTTCGACGACGGCGCGCCGTGCGGCGCAGAGGCGAACATGGCCAAGTACCTCGCATCGGACGCCTCGTGGGCCGCGGCCGACATGTGCATGCAGACGTACGGGGGCTTCGCCTTCTCCACCGAGTACGACATCGAGCGCAAGTTCCGCGAGACGCGCCTGTATCAGATCGCGCCGATCTCCACGAACCTGATTCTCTCCCACGTGGCGACCCACGTCCTGGGTCTCCCGAAGTCTTTCTGA
- a CDS encoding MaoC family dehydratase N-terminal domain-containing protein: MRERGAGMEEPGAATEGDARGIGRTEEVADRASAALAGAMLATLDRDPSALDEGDPLPPLFHWMYCRELAPGGQLDVDGHQKRGDFLPALPFSRRMWAGGRLKFEGTVRVGDGLRRRSTIVSVTPKTGRSGPLVLVTVEHRISGSDGEIVEEQDLVFLERPTEPLVLPERSAPEDEMEWSESVTPNAAMLFRFSALTFNAHRIHYDRDYARDVEMYPDLVVHGPLTALLLADLAVRRSGRPLRTLNFRARRPMFVDRTIALQGRREGDRANLRALDETGALAMSAHATLA, translated from the coding sequence ATGCGGGAGCGGGGAGCGGGTATGGAGGAGCCGGGAGCGGCCACGGAGGGCGACGCGCGCGGCATCGGGCGCACGGAGGAGGTCGCCGACCGGGCCTCCGCCGCGCTCGCGGGCGCGATGCTGGCCACGCTCGACCGCGACCCGTCGGCCCTGGACGAGGGAGACCCCCTCCCGCCGCTGTTCCACTGGATGTACTGCCGGGAACTGGCGCCGGGCGGCCAACTCGACGTCGACGGCCACCAGAAACGCGGCGACTTCCTGCCGGCGCTGCCTTTCTCCCGCCGCATGTGGGCGGGCGGCCGCCTGAAATTCGAGGGGACCGTGCGCGTCGGAGACGGGCTCCGCCGTCGCTCGACGATCGTGTCGGTCACGCCCAAGACCGGCCGGAGCGGCCCGCTCGTCCTTGTAACGGTCGAACACCGGATCTCGGGGAGCGACGGGGAGATCGTCGAGGAACAGGACCTGGTCTTCCTCGAGCGGCCCACGGAGCCGCTGGTGCTGCCGGAGCGTTCGGCCCCGGAGGACGAGATGGAGTGGTCGGAGTCGGTGACGCCGAACGCAGCCATGCTGTTCCGGTTTTCCGCGCTCACCTTCAACGCGCACCGCATCCACTACGATCGGGACTACGCGCGCGACGTCGAGATGTACCCGGATCTCGTCGTGCACGGCCCGCTCACGGCGCTGCTCCTCGCGGATCTCGCGGTCCGGCGCTCCGGGCGGCCGCTGCGGACGCTGAACTTCCGGGCCCGCCGGCCGATGTTCGTCGACCGGACGATCGCCCTCCAGGGGAGACGCGAGGGGGACCGCGCGAATCTGAGGGCGCTCGACGAAACGGGCGCCCTCGCGATGTCCGCCCACGCCACCCTGGCTTGA
- a CDS encoding thiamine pyrophosphate-dependent enzyme — protein MRDTRLDRRALVAEILDRRGDAAVVAGLGSPAWDCHAAGDSPLNFYFWGAMGGAAMLGLGVALAQPARRVLVVTGDAEMLMGVGSLAAIAAQAPSNLALLVLDNEAFGETGRQAGLTGRNTDIAAIARGAGIDAAFTVGGENDEGAAGTDFDALADTLFATEGPVLCVAKIALSAESGSFPPRDGALLQARFRAALAGD, from the coding sequence ATGAGGGACACGAGACTGGACCGGCGCGCGCTCGTTGCGGAAATCCTGGACCGGCGCGGCGACGCGGCCGTCGTCGCGGGACTCGGTTCCCCGGCGTGGGATTGTCACGCGGCGGGCGACTCGCCGCTGAACTTCTACTTCTGGGGCGCGATGGGCGGGGCCGCGATGCTGGGGCTCGGCGTCGCCCTCGCGCAGCCGGCCCGGCGGGTACTTGTGGTCACCGGGGACGCGGAGATGCTGATGGGAGTGGGGAGCCTCGCCGCGATCGCCGCCCAGGCCCCCTCCAACCTCGCCCTCCTCGTGCTCGATAACGAGGCGTTCGGCGAGACGGGACGGCAGGCGGGACTCACCGGGAGAAACACGGACATCGCCGCGATCGCGCGCGGCGCCGGCATCGACGCCGCCTTCACGGTCGGTGGCGAAAACGATGAGGGGGCCGCGGGGACGGACTTCGACGCGCTGGCGGATACCCTGTTCGCGACGGAAGGCCCGGTTCTGTGCGTCGCGAAGATCGCGCTCAGCGCCGAATCGGGCTCATTTCCGCCGCGGGATGGTGCCCTGCTTCAGGCCCGTTTCCGGGCCGCGCTTGCCGGCGACTGA
- a CDS encoding aminotransferase class V-fold PLP-dependent enzyme, whose translation MAKHDIPAEPGSASPAAAGSASPAAAAAVAESALPLDDRIDKLRRQFPILSRKTYLNSNSLGALSLRSVEERRRFEDLWHEMGAAAWYEIWVAKLEEVREQFGRTIKAEADTIALMSSVSAAVSVVWGAIAASLRGTGRDKVVLTELDFPTVGHHFLSQRANGLEVKIVPSPDGIHVPLESIRAAVDERTALLATSHVFFTSGNTQDAAELTRIAHDAGAFILLDAYQSNGQLAIDAGALGVDFLVGGALKWLCGGPGMAYLHVNPGVRLDPVTLSWFGVENQFLFDIRDATPRADARRFELGTPAAGVAYTAAGGLSIVLEYGIRAIQQRNRLLANDLRERLSDLGYRLHQASDPAARSALVLVEHDGDAAAAVRHLAARDVVVDHRGPLVRFSPHFYNTLEDNERAVAALAEI comes from the coding sequence ATGGCGAAACACGATATTCCGGCCGAGCCCGGATCGGCCAGCCCAGCCGCGGCGGGATCGGCCAGCCCGGCCGCCGCTGCCGCCGTAGCGGAGTCGGCGCTGCCGCTCGACGATCGCATCGACAAGTTGCGGCGCCAGTTTCCGATCCTCTCCCGCAAGACCTACCTCAACTCCAACTCCCTCGGCGCACTCTCTCTCCGCTCGGTGGAGGAGCGACGGCGCTTCGAGGACCTGTGGCACGAGATGGGGGCGGCCGCCTGGTATGAGATCTGGGTCGCCAAGCTCGAGGAAGTCCGGGAGCAGTTCGGGCGGACCATCAAAGCCGAGGCAGACACGATCGCGCTGATGTCGAGCGTTTCCGCGGCCGTCTCCGTCGTTTGGGGGGCCATCGCGGCCAGCCTCAGGGGCACCGGCCGCGACAAGGTCGTGCTCACCGAACTCGACTTCCCGACCGTCGGCCACCACTTCCTGTCCCAGCGGGCGAACGGTCTCGAAGTGAAGATCGTCCCGAGCCCCGACGGGATTCACGTCCCCCTCGAATCGATTCGAGCCGCCGTGGACGAACGCACCGCGCTGCTCGCGACGTCCCACGTCTTCTTCACGAGCGGCAACACGCAGGACGCGGCCGAACTCACGCGGATCGCGCACGATGCCGGTGCGTTCATTTTGTTGGACGCATATCAATCAAATGGACAACTTGCGATCGACGCGGGGGCGCTGGGGGTGGACTTCCTCGTCGGCGGAGCGCTCAAGTGGCTCTGCGGCGGGCCGGGCATGGCCTATCTCCATGTGAACCCGGGGGTTCGTCTCGATCCGGTCACGCTCTCGTGGTTCGGTGTTGAAAACCAGTTTCTTTTCGACATCCGCGATGCGACCCCTCGAGCGGACGCCAGGCGCTTCGAGCTGGGGACCCCCGCCGCGGGCGTCGCCTACACGGCTGCGGGAGGCCTGTCCATCGTTCTCGAGTATGGGATTCGGGCCATTCAACAGCGTAACCGGCTCCTGGCGAATGACTTGCGGGAGAGGCTGTCGGATCTCGGCTACAGGCTCCACCAGGCGTCGGATCCGGCGGCGCGATCCGCCCTCGTCCTCGTCGAGCATGACGGCGATGCGGCCGCCGCCGTGCGTCATCTGGCCGCGCGCGACGTAGTTGTCGACCATCGCGGCCCTCTCGTTCGATTCTCCCCCCATTTCTACAACACGCTCGAGGACAACGAACGCGCCGTGGCGGCGCTGGCTGAGATCTGA
- a CDS encoding PIG-L family deacetylase produces the protein MIAHRQPGLGAVLPVALAALATLAGVAAAVGQSGPAVRGPDRVLAFPAPVGEERLEVDRGAMGAWHRIRKLATTASLLHVTAHPDDEHAGMLTLASRGWGARTALLSLNRGEAGANAIGPELFDGLGLIRTRELVLSGRYYGLDDLYFTTAVDYGYSKSVDEAFRSWDREAVLEDMVRVIRLNRPLVVVSRFHGSARDGHGHHHAAGLLTPEAVAAAADPTRFPRQIAEEGLRPWRVLRTFRGGLRVDEPHDVEVNATGMSPWLGDTYQRWASRGLGLQRSQTAGRVRTGGGRHLYGRLDGTGGRATGVEGSFFAGLDTTLSGLPALLGEAASPEVDSLLAELDRLVGAVTSAFDFRDPERAAADLARGLGWVRAVAAALPDAPETRFHLSLKERQFEDAILAATGTTVSARLSGGPAGRGEAVLTPGQPANVRLRVEPPEAAEGDGVTTWIESRGGETLASSNGGARLPDGSAQPLEIRVPATPAAPYFGRGDVSENHYQVSDSADLHLPWRRPALAAGVELAVGGHVIAHTVPVTAPVSRLPYGSVTRRVETLPALSVSLAPGVGIVPVDGAGGDVDSPGDGGAARIELRARVVANAPPLSATVHLELPEGWTTVPGTPATVEHDFRGPGEVVDAAFLIAPPAGWRGEAEIAAVARARGTDHRRGYTTIEHRDLPLARLWRPARTTVRSVGVARLDGVRVGYVMGVGDEVPAGIEALGATVELLDEAALAELDPAAGAGSGDEAGFHAIVVGTRAYAVREDLVEYNPRLLEYARRGGHLVVLYQTQEYVPSAMAPYPASLPRGAEEVSEEDAPVRLLRPDHLLMAAPNRLADADFDGWIEQRGSKFFSDWDPAYTPLVETHDTGQAPQEGVWLTAPVGDGRYTYLALALHRQLPYGVPGAYRILSNVLTPRGASAPAPGDR, from the coding sequence ATGATCGCTCACAGGCAACCCGGACTCGGCGCCGTCCTTCCGGTGGCCCTGGCGGCCCTGGCGACCCTCGCGGGGGTTGCGGCGGCGGTCGGGCAATCGGGCCCCGCCGTCCGGGGGCCGGATCGCGTCCTCGCCTTCCCCGCCCCGGTCGGAGAGGAACGGCTGGAGGTGGACCGCGGGGCGATGGGAGCCTGGCACCGCATCCGCAAACTCGCCACGACGGCGAGCCTGCTCCACGTCACCGCGCACCCCGACGACGAACACGCCGGCATGCTCACGCTGGCCAGCCGGGGGTGGGGCGCCCGGACCGCCCTCCTCAGCCTCAACCGCGGCGAGGCCGGCGCCAATGCGATCGGCCCCGAACTTTTTGACGGCCTCGGGCTGATCCGGACCCGCGAACTCGTCCTCTCGGGCCGCTACTACGGCCTCGACGACCTCTACTTCACGACGGCGGTCGACTACGGCTACTCGAAGTCGGTGGACGAAGCCTTCCGAAGCTGGGACCGCGAGGCAGTGCTCGAGGACATGGTCCGTGTCATCCGCCTCAACCGCCCGCTCGTCGTCGTGAGCCGCTTCCACGGGTCGGCCCGCGATGGACACGGGCACCACCACGCGGCGGGGCTGCTGACGCCGGAAGCGGTGGCGGCGGCCGCGGATCCGACGCGCTTCCCCCGCCAGATCGCCGAAGAGGGACTCCGGCCCTGGCGGGTCCTCCGCACCTTCCGCGGGGGGCTTCGCGTCGACGAGCCGCACGATGTGGAGGTGAATGCGACCGGGATGAGCCCGTGGCTCGGCGATACGTACCAGCGCTGGGCCAGCCGGGGACTCGGCCTCCAGCGTTCCCAGACGGCGGGGCGCGTGCGAACGGGCGGCGGCCGCCATCTCTACGGACGCCTCGACGGGACCGGCGGCCGGGCGACGGGGGTCGAGGGTTCGTTCTTCGCGGGACTCGACACGACGCTGAGCGGACTCCCCGCACTCCTGGGCGAGGCGGCCTCACCCGAGGTGGATTCGCTGCTCGCCGAACTGGACCGCCTCGTCGGCGCCGTGACGTCGGCTTTCGACTTCCGAGACCCGGAGCGCGCCGCGGCCGACCTCGCTCGGGGGCTGGGTTGGGTCCGGGCGGTGGCCGCCGCGCTCCCGGACGCTCCGGAGACGCGATTTCATCTCTCGCTGAAGGAACGACAGTTCGAGGACGCGATTCTGGCGGCGACCGGAACCACGGTGTCCGCGAGACTCTCGGGCGGCCCAGCCGGTCGGGGCGAGGCCGTCCTGACGCCGGGCCAGCCCGCCAACGTTCGCCTCCGGGTCGAGCCGCCGGAGGCCGCGGAGGGGGACGGGGTCACGACCTGGATCGAGAGCCGCGGCGGCGAGACGCTGGCGTCGTCGAACGGGGGCGCCCGTCTGCCGGACGGCTCGGCGCAGCCGCTCGAGATCCGGGTTCCGGCCACGCCCGCCGCACCGTACTTCGGACGCGGGGACGTGTCGGAGAACCACTACCAGGTATCCGACTCGGCGGACCTTCATCTCCCGTGGCGGCGGCCGGCGCTCGCAGCCGGTGTCGAACTCGCCGTCGGCGGGCATGTCATCGCGCATACCGTTCCGGTGACGGCGCCGGTCTCGCGTCTGCCCTACGGTTCCGTGACACGGAGGGTGGAGACCCTGCCCGCTCTCTCCGTTTCGCTGGCGCCGGGCGTGGGCATCGTGCCCGTCGACGGCGCGGGTGGCGACGTCGACTCGCCCGGGGACGGCGGCGCGGCGCGCATTGAATTGCGTGCGCGGGTCGTGGCGAACGCGCCGCCGCTCTCCGCCACCGTTCATCTCGAGCTGCCGGAGGGGTGGACGACGGTCCCCGGCACTCCCGCCACCGTGGAGCACGACTTCCGCGGCCCGGGCGAGGTCGTGGACGCGGCGTTCCTCATCGCGCCCCCAGCCGGGTGGCGGGGCGAGGCGGAGATCGCGGCGGTGGCCCGCGCGCGGGGAACGGACCATCGCCGCGGCTATACGACGATCGAGCACCGGGACCTGCCGCTTGCGCGGCTCTGGCGCCCCGCGCGGACCACGGTGCGGTCGGTGGGCGTCGCCCGACTCGACGGCGTCCGGGTCGGCTACGTGATGGGGGTCGGCGATGAAGTCCCGGCCGGGATCGAGGCGCTCGGCGCCACCGTCGAACTCCTGGACGAAGCCGCCCTCGCGGAACTGGATCCGGCCGCCGGCGCGGGTTCCGGCGACGAGGCGGGGTTCCACGCGATCGTCGTGGGCACCCGCGCCTACGCCGTGCGCGAAGACCTTGTCGAATACAACCCGCGCCTGCTGGAGTACGCCCGCCGGGGCGGGCATCTCGTCGTCCTCTACCAGACACAGGAATACGTGCCGTCGGCGATGGCGCCGTATCCGGCCTCCCTCCCCCGGGGAGCGGAAGAAGTGTCGGAGGAGGACGCGCCCGTCCGCCTGCTCCGACCCGACCACCTCTTGATGGCCGCGCCCAATCGCCTCGCCGATGCCGATTTCGACGGATGGATCGAGCAGCGCGGCTCCAAGTTCTTCTCCGACTGGGATCCGGCCTACACGCCGCTCGTGGAGACGCACGACACCGGCCAGGCTCCGCAGGAGGGCGTGTGGCTCACCGCTCCGGTGGGCGACGGGCGCTATACCTATCTCGCGCTCGCCCTCCACCGGCAACTGCCGTACGGAGTGCCGGGCGCCTACCGCATCCTCTCCAACGTCCTCACCCCTCGCGGGGCATCGGCGCCCGCTCCCGGAGACCGCTGA
- a CDS encoding thiamine pyrophosphate-binding protein: MSTVDDPDISPHRDSDGADWGEQVFRSLPGLGIRHVATVPDAGLGRFLELCDADPAIRLITLTTEEEGIALACGTWLGGELAAVAMQSSGVGNVVNMLGLPSVCRIPCLLLVSMRGEAEERNPWQVPVGRAVPDLLAALGVDAFRPESASGVAPAFAEAAARAEKTGRAAAVLVSQHIIGAKSFTDGD; the protein is encoded by the coding sequence GTGAGCACAGTGGACGACCCGGACATCTCGCCGCATCGCGACTCCGATGGCGCCGATTGGGGGGAGCAGGTATTCCGATCGCTCCCGGGCCTCGGCATCCGTCACGTCGCCACGGTCCCGGACGCCGGCCTCGGGAGGTTTCTCGAACTGTGCGACGCGGACCCCGCGATCCGACTCATCACGCTCACGACGGAGGAAGAGGGGATCGCCCTCGCCTGCGGGACGTGGCTCGGCGGCGAACTCGCGGCCGTCGCCATGCAGTCGAGCGGGGTCGGCAACGTCGTGAACATGCTCGGACTCCCGAGCGTGTGCCGGATTCCATGTCTCCTTCTCGTGTCCATGCGCGGCGAAGCCGAGGAGCGGAACCCGTGGCAGGTCCCCGTGGGACGCGCGGTGCCCGACCTCCTCGCCGCCCTCGGTGTGGACGCCTTCCGTCCGGAGTCCGCCTCCGGGGTGGCGCCGGCGTTCGCGGAGGCCGCCGCGCGGGCGGAGAAGACCGGACGAGCTGCCGCGGTGCTCGTCAGCCAGCACATCATCGGCGCCAAGTCGTTCACGGACGGAGACTGA
- a CDS encoding sodium:solute symporter family protein: MALTTLDWVVVCIYGAIVLAIGFGFARRASGSVEDYFIAGRSLPWWLAGTSIAATWFATDAPLATAALVRRQGVYGNWLWWYEAAGILMLTFFYARLWRRAGVLTDAEVIEIRYGGAPARALRGFSAVYQGLLKNAVVMGWVMLAMVKFSRVLLGWDPAVTLTVCVGLALAYTVASGLWGVVVTDLLQFVAGMLGAITLAGIVLTRFGGPAAMADAVREMPQAPPGALDLVPSAGTASSLEIVSFLCLIGILWLRSGQGDGYVAQRLFATRDERQAVKASLWFAFAGTVLLTWPWIVVGLGSLLVFPPTAMDPALAADPELAYPMMIRELMPAGLRGLMVATFLAAFMSTMDTHLCWGASYMVNDVYRRFLRKDRSERHYVAASRVMVVLLAVVAAGVAWQMESIRRGWIYIIELTAGVALVWLLRWYWWRVNAWAEIAAMAGSVLLANGRHLLGLIEPALPAAAIRAADGFYAPEMDLIRAVVILIACTALWLAVVLVTRPESDDVLDRFYRRVHPGGWWHRVAERTGVRSSDPPASRMWPGFLLGAVFVYASLLGIGYLLTGRAGVGALLLAVSVAAGAISVRIAHADTAPSPSGTSP, encoded by the coding sequence GTGGCGCTGACCACGCTCGACTGGGTCGTCGTCTGCATCTACGGCGCGATCGTCCTCGCCATCGGGTTCGGGTTCGCCAGGCGGGCCAGCGGCAGCGTCGAGGATTACTTCATCGCGGGCCGCTCGCTGCCCTGGTGGCTCGCGGGCACGTCCATCGCGGCCACTTGGTTCGCGACGGACGCCCCGCTCGCCACGGCCGCCCTCGTGCGCCGGCAGGGCGTGTACGGCAACTGGCTCTGGTGGTACGAGGCGGCGGGGATCCTCATGCTGACCTTCTTCTACGCGCGTCTGTGGCGGCGCGCGGGCGTCCTCACCGACGCCGAGGTCATCGAGATCCGCTACGGCGGGGCGCCGGCACGGGCGCTGCGGGGCTTTTCGGCCGTCTACCAGGGCCTGCTCAAGAACGCCGTCGTCATGGGCTGGGTCATGCTCGCGATGGTGAAGTTCAGCCGGGTGCTCCTCGGCTGGGACCCCGCCGTGACCCTGACCGTCTGCGTCGGACTCGCGCTGGCCTACACGGTCGCATCGGGACTCTGGGGCGTCGTCGTGACCGACCTCCTCCAGTTCGTCGCCGGCATGCTCGGGGCGATCACCCTGGCGGGAATCGTACTCACGCGCTTCGGCGGTCCGGCGGCGATGGCGGACGCCGTGCGCGAGATGCCGCAGGCGCCGCCGGGCGCCCTCGACCTCGTGCCGTCCGCCGGGACCGCATCCTCGCTCGAGATTGTCTCCTTCCTGTGCCTCATCGGCATCCTGTGGCTGAGGAGCGGACAGGGCGACGGCTACGTGGCCCAGCGCCTGTTCGCGACACGGGACGAGCGTCAGGCCGTGAAGGCCTCGCTGTGGTTCGCCTTCGCGGGAACCGTGCTCCTCACCTGGCCCTGGATCGTCGTCGGCCTCGGGTCGCTCCTCGTCTTCCCGCCGACGGCCATGGACCCGGCGCTCGCCGCGGATCCCGAACTCGCCTACCCGATGATGATCCGGGAACTCATGCCGGCCGGGCTCCGGGGGCTGATGGTCGCCACCTTTTTGGCCGCGTTCATGAGCACGATGGACACGCACCTGTGCTGGGGCGCGTCGTACATGGTGAACGATGTCTACCGCCGCTTCCTGAGGAAGGATCGCTCCGAGCGGCACTACGTCGCGGCGTCGCGGGTCATGGTCGTGCTGCTCGCGGTGGTCGCGGCGGGCGTGGCCTGGCAGATGGAGTCGATCCGGAGGGGCTGGATCTACATCATCGAACTCACGGCGGGGGTCGCGCTCGTCTGGCTCCTGCGCTGGTACTGGTGGCGGGTGAACGCGTGGGCCGAGATCGCCGCGATGGCGGGGTCGGTGCTGCTGGCCAACGGCCGGCACCTGCTCGGCCTCATCGAGCCCGCCCTGCCCGCGGCGGCGATCCGGGCCGCGGACGGCTTCTACGCGCCGGAGATGGACCTCATCCGGGCGGTGGTCATCCTCATCGCCTGCACCGCGCTCTGGCTCGCCGTCGTCCTCGTCACCCGGCCCGAGTCGGATGACGTGCTGGACCGTTTCTACCGGCGTGTCCACCCCGGCGGCTGGTGGCACCGCGTGGCGGAACGCACCGGCGTCCGCTCGTCCGACCCGCCCGCGAGCCGCATGTGGCCGGGCTTCCTCCTCGGCGCAGTCTTCGTCTACGCGAGCCTGCTCGGCATCGGATACCTGCTCACGGGCCGCGCCGGCGTGGGCGCGCTCCTGCTCGCCGTGTCGGTGGCCGCGGGCGCGATCTCCGTCCGCATCGCGCACGCCGACACGGCCCCGTCGCCCTCGGGGACTTCGCCATGA